AGGGGCAACCTTGATGAAAATAATCATCCAGTGTTTGGTTGTTTGCTTCCAACTCATCACCGCCGGTGAATAGAACGATCAAATAGTCAAGGATTTCATTCCCGAAAAGGACCTGCAAGGTGCTAAGTGTATTCTCTTCCTCTTGAGTTATCCGAGTTCTCACGGATAGAACTAACACAACAACATGTAATCCTCCTTCCGCAAGCCTAAGGCAATTGATGATTTCTTTACTGATAAATTCAGCGGACACCGATAAATCGAACAGACCTATATCACATTAAACCATTGTTGCTTTGATAAAATATACACGTTCTTGAtcaacaaaactatataacCGTCGAAGAATAGTAATATGACCAAAACATAAGACTCGGtgaaattaaaccaaaaacataccGGGAGTGTCAATCACATTGATCCTCGAGCCACCTGGTGTCACCGCTTTATATGTCTGACATGTTTTGGTAACACCTGTTGCTTTCGCTTCTGAGACGAACACGTCTTTCCCGATGAGAGAGTTTCCAGTGGCGCTTTTTCCGTTTCCGGTACGTCCCACCAAAACTATGTTTTTTACCGCTTTGTACGCTGAAGCCTGTTCCGAATGATTCATATTTTAGCTGCTTTGACAAACAAATTACATGTAAATATTAGATAACAGATTGTTAGGTCAACATAAAAGCCTTGATCAAGAAAGGGAACAACTCTGAGCAAAATTATTCATACATATTTACCCGGGGAAGCTCAAATAATTGAGAAGAAACTTTcttcaaatatcaaaaaatgacaaaagacAAACTCAAAATGATTGACGAAGATCACCTGTGCAACACGTTTTCTCGTCGTGCGATCTTCTCTTGAATGCTAAgtcattttgaaatttttaagaattaagtttaaattttaccATCTTTTCGTGTTCcacttgagttttttttttcttgtttcttttcttttccattctTAATTAACTGACGAAGTCTTTTGGGAATATATAATAGTTTTCGAGTTTCAACTCAAattaaactatattattaCGACTACCCGCATATCAAAGTTCTTAAAGTTTGATAATTTTTGGCATctactatatattaaaaagaaataaaattacatatatcGGCGGAGAAGAGCATAtctataaaatgtttttgaggtttttgatTACATACATCAACggtaaaagaaatataatagtttttgatgtttttgtaatGAATGTAgttgattaaatataattatatatatatatatatatatatatatatatatgtctcttttttttctatgattaATCCTTCTCCAATATGATCATATgaaagaatttgttttctttgtttttatgatatttatttactaacattttcatcaaattttttattcctttattaatattttcatatgaaattgttaatatattcaGAGtgatcaaataataaaaatcgagtcttttaatgtttttatggtTGACCCTTTTGCGGGTTAAATCGTCTAACGttttagcaaataaaatgACCTAGTTTTAGGTCggatttttttgggttcaatTTGCTTACAATTTTAGTAGAAGAAATCACTACTCAATCACTATAAGACCATCCTcattgcacaaaaaaaaaacacttgacTAATAAATGactcaaattaaaataatattaatttttataataaagtATAGTAAAGACATCTCTAAAAAGGTCACCAATGAGGATGCTCTTAACATCTCGTTATAAAACTTATGCACTGATGCAGCGCATCCTTATActtatgctctgtttttaattttctttttgggctttcttttatttctctcCTTTTACTTATTTGGGCTTTAAGCTATGTCTTAGTCGGTGTTTTTTCCCAAACGTgttaggattttttttcttcttgttgccTCTATATAAAGGCTCTTTTGTAGTTGCAGAACTCAACCTTTTATTGAATAATATTCAGAGCTttaagcttttcttctttctcttgataATCGGCCATTCACTGTGAATCAATGATCTTCAAGTTCGTCTATTGTTCGGCCATTCTTAAGAATAAACGAGCAAGTGACAAACCCTTCTCTCGGCTATTCCCAGAATCAACGAGACAAGGTTTCTATCAAGTTCCGCTTGCCATGCACCATGaaagttttatattaataCAACAATGatacatattctttttttttttttttttttgtcaaacctTGTTTTCATTCAACCAAAGAAGAACGAGTACAAAGATGAGAGTTTAAGAAACTCAAAGATTACAACATACAACAATGATACatattcttattctttttattattaaataaagaaaccaCGAAGCAAACGTAAATCAAACGAAAGAGGAAAGAAATAACGACCAGGCCTTTTGGACGAAATGATGATGTGAACCGTGTCTGCTTAAATCTTTGGTTAGCTTATCCTCACCTGAAATGGATACACCAATCATAACATGTTGCATGGCATCCGCCTAAGTGAAACCCCACAATGTATGAGATCAGGCTCATTATCAGTAAGTTCgttcaatttgttttgtctttgtgaAATCTCAAGGTTATCTCTCAGCGCAAGCAACATTTTCTCCTGTCTTTCGGAATCCTCTCTTAGCCTATTCCCTAGCTGATAGAGAAACAAGAACCGATTAGTTAGAAATATACTTTATAGGAGAGTTTCAAACTTCATGACACTAACGTCTCCTTggattaaattaaacaattgtTGCCAATATACAAAGATTAGGGGGGAATAAGATAATTACCATCTCTGCCATCATGTTCATATTTTTGTCATGCTCTGTTTGATAatgcttcttccatttttcaaTCTCGGCAGCTGCAAGGTCCTTAGATTCGACCTCTTTTTGCTGCTCCCTAAGCGTCTCCGCCTCTTTCTGAGACCCCGTAGATTTAATCATATAACAATTATTCTAGCTATCGCAAAGCACACTAAAAATGGATGTAGATGGTAAGCATATCCACCTGTATTTTACGGTGCATTTCGTCCGTAAACGGAATCCCACTAGTGCTCTTTTCAATGGCTGCAACATGGGCGAGAAGTTCCTGAACTTGTTTGACCTTCTTGCCTTCGTCCGTTGTCCTGTTATCAAAGAGGATCCTTCTGCCCCCACACAATCTAAGAACTGTCTAAAATTGCACAatccaatatttttattaaaaaaaaacatataagtGATGTTGAACCTCTATTGGCACTATCCAAGTTCTTAAGATTAAATCAAAGGGATATATAAGACCTTCAGAAATTCAGGGCAACCTTTGGACAAGTAATCATCCAATGTCATATTGTTTGCTTCCAACTCATCACCACCAGTGAATAATACTACTAAATAGTCAATGATTTGACTCCCAAAAATAACTTGTAAGGTATTAAGtgtggcttcttcttcttgcgaAATCCGAGTCCTCACCGACAGAACTAACACCACAGCATGTAGTCCATCTTCCGCAAGAACAAGGCAATTGATGATTTCCTGACTGAGATATTCAGCGGACACAGACAGATCGAACAGACCTGTATCAACAACCATAGCCAATATGgagttagtttttttcaacTATATGTAGCATCGGTTATTCAGAAGTACCTAAAATTTGATCAAGGTTGACGCTTAAATTAATGTCTTATAATGTTGGAGTTGTCTATCCTTTTGTTGGTGGATATACGATTtttacacatacatatatagcctaaaatttatagtttatttgTATTAAGAAGTATGAACATAACTAACCGGTGATTGAGTGATTGGTCGAGGGACTTTTAAATACAAAGTTATTGTTTCTGGGGTACCCTTGTTTCTGATAGTCAAGTTTTTATCATCCTATAGACCAAAAATACTAGAGTATAAAATTACCccaaatttgtttctcttgtttttcacttttatttctaaaacaacaaaatatgatttgaacttttaaaaaatatcaaagtcTATATGTCTGTATGTTTCACATTATTCAAACTCGTTTCCGCGACAAAATCCGGCTAAAACAAAAGCGACcgtgttttaactttttaatgtCAAATAACACAGACTGATTTGTTGATTCCTAGATAGACATGCCTTTGAGTATgcaaacaaattttcaaaactacCTATCTTTAGTAACATCAAATCTATGTAAGAAATTAGAATCATAGATCAAGTGAATTATAGGCTATATTCAAAGTCTTAAGCGAATTCATACCAGGAGTGTCAATCACATTGATTCCCGTGCCACATGGTGTTACCGCTACACATGTTTCACATTTCATGGTAACACCGGTTGCTCGTGTTTCTGACCTGAACACTTGTTTTCCGATAAGGGAGTTTCCAGTGGCGCTTTTTCCGTTTCCGGTACGTCCCACCAAAACTATGTTCTTTATTGGCTCTGATGCTGAAGGCAACCTCAGATCAGTCGTGTCCTCAAGTCCAGCCATCTGAAAAAAATCCTTGCAGCCATGTCGGATAATTAAGTATCTTACCTTGTTGACCGAACAAAACGATTAAGCAACTAAATTTATCTTACCTATAATAGGGGAACGGAAGAAGCTTTGACTTTGAGTATGTATGTCCACTTGCTAGTTTTAGGATGAATCAACAAATTAATCGATGATATAATCGAAGTTTAAATAGGAGATGGCTTGCCGATAATATGTGCAACCAACGCTTATTGATATTTAGTAGATgctagttttgtttattttcaactttGTATTTGTTATGATATTGCAATAGGGTAAATTGcttattatgattttatataaatcgGAATCGGTAAACGAACCACAAACGACAAGACGACTTTAAGTTTTGAGACAACTTTTTGTGATTCATCActctttttgagtttttatcaCGTCTTCCCGAACTTTAACAATCGAACTAAACACTCAGGACATTGtagctttgtgttttttttttttaaagcattAAATAATGAAActggaatatatataaaaaaaagaaacccgAGTGAAATGGTGTAGTAGTAATTTGGACTTGGACCTGGAAATTCATATGGACCCGTTTGATCTCAATGTGCCTGGTTTAGATTCCCATCTGCTAATTAAATCGCTTCTTTAGGTTATTTGACCTCCTAGGTTTAGGCCAAAGTGATTGAAAAGAATCTTTAGGTTTATTATTGAGTTCGATGGGtttaatttttagttgaaaAGAATCTGCATCAAAGTAAACATATTCCTTCATGTGATAGAATTAACGGTTATGGCCTGATCGGCAACAtgacgttttttttttggttcatttcACCATGcgttactttttctttttaattttttttttgggtacgAGTAGATTGATTTAGTTTACGTAGCCATATAACAGATTATACTTAGGATTGCTcccaacctttttttttccaagaaaaGGTTTATCATTGAGTTGAAACTTTCTCAAGTTATTCCAAAAAGACTTTTTCAATTATTACACACCATAGTAAAATCAAATGGcacaaaaatattatgttatttCTAAACTAAACTCTATTCAAATTCAACGTGAAATAAGATACgtacaaaaaaacatagttgacaaaaataaaattaaaaaaactttgaagacAAGCCAAGACATGGCCGGACAATAACTAAGAAAACGAATGTCAAAACTGAGGAAGTCATAGAGTTGCCGTGTGCTTAAGTGTGTCCTACCtatatcattctttttctcGCAAAAATTTTCAgtatctagtttttttttctttacatagTAAAATCTCCTTCATCTATAATCGTTCTACAAATTGTACAATTTTATTAGCTTATAAGATTTACCAGTAATTTAGTTTCTTAACCAGAAAAACATGAGTGATCGGGCACAACCGTCAGCGTCAGAGCCAGTGAGAAACATAGTTCTTGTGGGGCCTACCGGAAACGGGAAAAGCTCCACCGGGAACTCTCTCATCGGAAAAGAAGTGTTCATCTTGGAAACCGTGGAATGTAAGACATGTAAAGCTAAGACACTAGATGGCCAGATAATCAATGTGATTGACACTCCTGGTATGTTTCTCCTTTAACATTTGAATGAAGTGAGGCTATGTCTCTTTTCATGAGCACACAATGTTCATTATGATTTTTGGGTCATAATATCTGATTTTAAGGTGGTTAGATTGTGTTGCGGAATCTTGCCTTTATAAAGTTCGTAAAAGTCTGGCTGTGGAATGGTTTCGTGATTTAGGTCTCTTCGATTTGTCCGTGTCTACGGATTATATGAACAAGGAGATCATCAATTGCCTTACCCTCACGGATGGAGGGTTACATGCTGTGGTGTTAGTACTATCTGTGGGGACTGACATTTTAAAAGAGGAAGAGGCCGCACTTAACAAGTTACAGCTCCTTTTTGGCAGTAAAATTGTTGACTATTTGGTCGTTCTCTTCACTGGTGGTGATGTtttggaaaaggaaaacaagaCACTTGACGACTATTTGTCCAGAGGCTGCCCTGAATTTTTGAAGGTCAAGTTAGTTTgattatgaaaattatttttgcaaCATAGGTCTCTGCCTATCTTATATGCGTACTTCAAATggactttttcattttcagacAGTTCTTAGATTGTGTGGCGGAAGAAGGGTTTTGTTTAATAACAAGACTACGGATGAAGTCAAGAAGATCGAGCAAGTTAAACAGCTCCTTGCCCATGTCGAAGCCATTGAAAATCTCAACGGTGGGAAAGCGTTGTTTACTGAAGAAAATGATCTAAATGAAAAGGTGAAACTGTGATTACTTTACTTCTACTCTTCATAATTCTAATGTTTACTTATCCTATATAACATTTGTTGATATGTTTGAATCCTTACGATTTCTCAGAGACAAGGTGAGATGCTTATGGAACAGGAAATGGAGGTACAATCTAAGAAGCCTGAGAACACAGAGGtagaagagatgaagaagcagtTAGAAATATCGTATGGCCAACAAATGAACATGATGGCACAGATGGTAATTTCCTTTCCATTAACTCTAGGCAACACTACTGATTCTTGATGTATCAGGTAATAACTAGATCTGGATCTCTTTCAGGTGGAGGACACGCTAAAGGAGTCATCGGCGTCACATGAGAGAATGTTACTAGCACTGAAAGATAAAGTTGAGAGATCATACTTAGAAAATGAAGACATGCATAATGAGACCAAAAGATGTAACATCCTGTGATCGGTTTCCTAAGGCCTAGACGGTGCAAAATAAAGATCGGTAAACACACAGTCAAGGTTTAGATGTGCACATGTCTTTATACTCTATGAATTTTATGTGTGATTTGtggtttcttttttacttttgcattttttatCCCCAACTCAAGTGAAACTATACAAGTACCAAACTTGTAATCGATAAGCTCGTATGTATCCCTTATTCTTACCTAAAGAAAAGATAGGTAGTTGCTAAAACGTGTATACATCCTTTATAATCAATCTTTATAAATCTATCTCGTTAAGATTAATGAGTTTACATCTTTTCCATAGATTTATGAAGTTCTTTTCATTGATGAGGTGCTTTAATGTTTGTTCAATTATATGTTTGAGTATTTCATagttaggttttagggttgcAATGtgaaattatgttttcttagattATGAGCgaaagaaacaaattctttATAAGACCTAAGGGCATCCAAATTCACATAAATTATGTTTGAGTATTTCATAGTTAGGTTTGAGTATTCTTCCTAAAGACTTGTGGGTTTGATTTAGGCCAATTCCTACCAGTGCGGGCTGACCTGCCGTAACTTACCTAAGATATGAAAGCGGGTTGGAGACGAGTACATGGGAGAGGATTTTATAAAGACCCAATTGGGATGAGTCCCAATAGGATATACCTTAAAAGAAAGGAAACCGCATAAGTAATAGCCGCAAGTTCCGTGAAGGTTGTTGTCTAAAGGGGAGCTAATAATATAGATGTGGgtaaaatatctcaaaatcaATGCCTTATAAGACTTAAGGCATCAAACCCTTAAGCTAGGTTTTGGGAATATTCAAACCAAAAGGTGGTGTTGTCCTTATTAAGGTTCATTTCTATCAAATCATTAATGTCTTTAGTCATTACATTCATCAGCGGGTTTAACAATCTTAATCTGATTTTGGGTATTAGTATAGTCGCTTTTCTGAAAAGATCATAAAGGGTTTTCTCACTTCCACTaccacttcttctctttcaaaataGGTCATGAAGTACTTACTGTTCACATAAAATCTCAATAATGGTattctcatcatcatactaTAGATTCTTCTCTATAACCAGttctttctccatctccaatttattttgtttggtaataaaatattcttattttgtatCATCAGTATCGTATATGCTTGTCTTTTTAAGGAATCAACATTGGATTATAATTTCTCTTTTAGCATAATTTTGGTAAGTCATGTATCTGATCCAATTTAGATCTCATGCTCTATGTGATTTCAGGAAATCAATTTCGTTCATATATCTACTAATCTATTTTGCCTCTTTACCTTCCTTATCGTagaaaaacatgttttcaCGGGTAGAGCAAAATTCACTATGTTATGAATCATAGCAATCATTTTGAACATGTTAATATCTAGGCAcatgaaaccaaaatatatcagATTTGGCCAatcataaatgaaaatttatctATGAAGCGTGATAAATACAAAAGCTATATAGAATCGTTCATTGTTCTTTTAAAGTTAACTATTAATATATTTCAGCAGTTGGGGAATTATCTTCTTTGAGTAGTTGTTAACTCTATTTTACTACTCTAATTTCTCTATAtggaaaaatatcatttaaatcatCAGTTTACCGTTTTCGCTGGTTTAAACCATGAACTATAGACCTGGTGATTTAAATCCTTAGTTTTatattgattttcattttaatcatGAATTCTCGTTGACAAAGTCAATTGAATCACATTGTTAACTGGTTTAAGTTATCGCATAACTAGCACTTCAAAGCCATCacataatttttcttctacaCCAACATAgtttcctcttcatcttcaaaaaCTATGTGATGACATCGTCTGATTGCTCCATTTAGCCAGTTAACGATGTGTCTCAATTGGtttaatcaacaaaaatttgtgaTTAAATTAAAACTCAACATAAAATTGAGCATTTAAATCATTAAGtacacataaaaataaaaatttaaatcatcagGTCTAGAATTCATGATTTAAATTAACGAAATGGTAAATTGatgatttaaatgatatttttctcGTTTAAATGGTAGGAAAATctaacaattaattaaaaaaaccgTAAATGCAAGTGTCGTGGATGACATGCAGAGTCGAACTTTTTGTGTTTAGCATCGACGACCAATACAAAACTCAATCAGCTCGACCACAACTATTTAACCAATGTTTATTCACTAATACAACACAACCTTAGGGTACGTGCTGACTAGTAATATCTAATAAGTAAGTAACAGAGATATTAAATAGAGAAGTAGTCCAACAATTCATATAAGAACCATGTGGTATAATTTTACTTCTAAAACAAAAGTCCAAatgaatttgttatttttcttagtCACCACTAGCCACAGCCGTCGCTCCCGCACTATGGTCAATGGGTTGCTCCTGTAATACGTCAATACGAAGAAGTCCAATAACTCACATAAACAAGTCATTAGTTTGTTTTCTACACcaattaaaacatatataacagaaaaataaattgaaaaggtCTTTTGAGATGCATCATGCATCAATCGGTTGGTATGCACGTAACTGGACTAGTTAAATTATGGACATCACTTGGTTTATATGGTAGAACTgttaaaagactctagaatTAACAAATAGGTTCACAATATATCATTGAATTGGGTTGGTATGCGTGTTAGGTCGCGAGTTTGTACAGATAGCATGCTGGGTCTTTGTGGTTATTGTTTATGCTTGCAAGAAAAATGGGCTCCGGGTAGTGGTTTTCagacatatatgtatatagaatggaagtaaaagaaaaaaatgagacgAATTGTAATGATGATTGCTAGTTTCTCGATAGATGGATGAATACCTAGGGTATCCTAGGGTCGAGAAAGAATTTGTGGCGGATCCagaaactatttttatatgaGACACACCTAGGTTTCGGCATAAAATCAAAGTCGAAAAACCAATTTAAAAATTCCAGGTCCGAAACCAAAAcgaatatttataaaattcggaacagattttaaatatttctacCGGAATTACACGTACCAAATTAAAATCCGGATATTATATCTGAAAACccgaaatataattatatataaaagtattagttatatttagttataattttataactaaaaacaccaaattaataaaaatatctgaaataaCCTAGATATCCAAAAATCATTAGTAatatttgtcaaaaatgtaCAATTGTTTGAAAATGAGTTATTCGTCCAATGTAAATGAATAGCTATAGAAAATTTtgacaactttttttttcttgaaccaATCAACAAAAAACTACAATATATCAAACGAAAGTCAAATCTAAAATCTGTTGATCAAGTTGCCAAACCAAGTTAcattgtatttcttttttaatttgtatagaCCAATTTCAGAATACTAGTTTTGAATGACGCTCCTTCAGATTCTTCTCATTCATCAACTGAATACTAACAAAAGATAGCCTTTTGAGTTCATCAATCATGATGGTGAGTACATACTTTGTTCAGGTTACCGCAGCGTTCTACTTGTGGATCAatattgtctttttattttagggAAGGTTTCACCGGCCATGTGTATCAAATATGTGATCAATTATGCCTCCTACATATATGTATCATGCAATATACACTGATAATTTATGGACAGAAACACATGATCTACGCAAGGGATCTTAGCATTGCATGGTCGGACAAAGACGAGTATTGGTCATGGCTGCCTCTCCGGTATGATATATCAAGGTATAGAGTTCTTATAAGTTTGATTTATATCTTCTATAAAAACTTCATAATGGGACAAGTGGTGTGAGTGTCCAATCTTCTTTAACCGATTGAAACGAAACTGTATAGAAATTTCTGAATTAAATGGAAAGGAAAATACATCAACTAAAATCTTGATTTATTGGAAAGTCGATTTATTGGAAAGTCGATCTtgatttacttttaatttgaGCAAAACAAGTATATTTATTTGcgcaaaataaatatatttattgcgtaaaataaatatatttatttttaattttgagcaaaataagtatatttattttagattaaaataaaacagaaatgaaaagCGAGTAAACCGAAAGTAATATTTGAGGGAAAGTTGTAATTTAACTATACTTCTAGATATTATTTAGTATGAGCATTAAGCTTCTGCGACTGCTGTTCCTAACATTAAATTTTctattgtgttttattttcaagcGAAAAACTCGTTGATGCTGCTGTGCTAGAAGCAGTTTGTTGGCTAGATGTAAATGGAAAATTTGACACGAGAGAACTGACACTAGAGACAACCTATGAGGTTGTGTATGTCGTGAAGTTAGAAGATACAGCTTCTGGATGGAACATACCAGTGAATCTGAAGTTGACCTTGCCCGACGGTAAGAAAAGGCCACAAGAGCGAAGCATGTGCTTGAAAGAGCATATAGGGAAACGGTGGATAGATATATCAGCCGGTGAGTTCGTGACATCACCAGATAATGCTGGAGAGATCAGTTTCTCCATGTATGAGACCAAATCTTGCTGTTGGAAGAGAGGGCTCTTTGTCAAATGTGTCGAAATTCGTCCGAAAAACTAAGGCATCATTTATGTCTGAATTGCCTGTCATTGCAAGCTGATGCACATGCATGCTTGATTACTTATTGTCTGATCACATATTTCAGTtatgtaaaacataaatattctCACCTAAATTTCTTTCTAGCTGTAACTTGATCGTTTTGTCATTTGAAAGCCACTTTGATCCACAAGAGTTCAAAGAGAGATACacattttggtttattgttCGATCAGTTTAGATGAACAATTAAAGGATCGATAGGGGTATATTGCAATAATTATAATTCAATTAAATCGGCtctacttatatatatatatatatatatcaaaacttCGAAACTACAAGTGTCATTTCAAAATATTGGTAGAGTTCGGGTGCAGTTTAAATGGGCTTACATTGGTAAACTTGGAAGAATATATGCAAAACATTAGTTGTTATGGAATTCAAATTTGGCACGtttgataattaattaaggGTTTTCCACAAGAGAATGATAAAAAAACCATTACAATATCTTTATACCAATCTGGCATAAAGATAGGCAAGCGATAAACTCTCCTTTCTATCGATGTTAGAGCATAATATTATCTTGGTTTATAATGGAAAAAGGTCTTCATAAATATGTGGGTAAGTGGGTTCAAAGACTTCCATCTCAATTTGGAGAAATCAATGGATCCCCGATGATTAGACACGGTCGACACAAAGACGGGAACACATATATCCCCCCGAGTCTTTTAGCatatcatatgatttttgaTCAATTGGCAAAAGAATAGAATATTAACATgttataaaacaatttctcaCTCAGCAGAAATCTTGCTGATTCGTGGAATTCTGAttattaaagtttataaaGTAGATAAAATTAGTTACacgtttaagaaaataaataaattctatAGTCAAATCAGGTTACTGTGTAGCACACAACATACACTAATTTTATGATAACTGACATCAGGTTGCGTTAGCGGTAAATTTAAGACTATAATCTTGAAGAATAGATTGTGATACACAATTTATGATATGTGGAATGGGGGAACAAATCATTAACCATGCCTTATGTGCATGCTTACCATCACTACAAAACGTACCCCGTGGCAAATCCGAGCTTGGTAACTTTCTCCGCGGACTATTGTCGAGAACTGAATATATTTGAACGTTATTTTCATGTTACTTTTTAACGATTAGTCTCGCTCTATTTTGGGGCTACTATATATGAAACCAATCATATCAAAGTATATCGTTGGTAACTTAGTGACGATTTAACAtaacttaaatatatatactttgataTGATTTACTTTGATATATGAAACATCAAAATATACTTTCTGAGATAAGATAGCCCAGAAAGGTGTTAGAACACTCTGGGAGGTAACTCGGATCATGAGAGGGATCATAATGAGTAAGATAGAGAACGTACAAAAAGGACTACGAGAGGTCTCACACATCCTTTTATTTTCAGGTGTAGAGTCGAGAGTGTTGAGTTTGTTAG
This sequence is a window from Arabidopsis thaliana chromosome 1 sequence. Protein-coding genes within it:
- a CDS encoding P-loop containing nucleoside triphosphate hydrolases superfamily protein (P-loop containing nucleoside triphosphate hydrolases superfamily protein; FUNCTIONS IN: GTP binding; INVOLVED IN: response to bacterium; CONTAINS InterPro DOMAIN/s: AIG1 (InterPro:IPR006703); BEST Arabidopsis thaliana protein match is: P-loop containing nucleoside triphosphate hydrolases superfamily protein (TAIR:AT1G33900.1); Has 1171 Blast hits to 1020 proteins in 77 species: Archae - 7; Bacteria - 15; Metazoa - 792; Fungi - 13; Plants - 220; Viruses - 2; Other Eukaryotes - 122 (source: NCBI BLink).), with the protein product MSDRAQPSASEPVRNIVLVGPTGNGKSSTGNSLIGKEVFILETVECKTCKAKTLDGQIINVIDTPGLFDLSVSTDYMNKEIINCLTLTDGGLHAVVLVLSVGTDILKEEEAALNKLQLLFGSKIVDYLVVLFTGGDVLEKENKTLDDYLSRGCPEFLKTVLRLCGGRRVLFNNKTTDEVKKIEQVKQLLAHVEAIENLNGGKALFTEENDLNEKRQGEMLMEQEMEVQSKKPENTEVEEMKKQLEISYGQQMNMMAQMVEDTLKESSASHERMLLALKDKVERSYLENEDMHNETKRCNIL
- a CDS encoding P-loop containing nucleoside triphosphate hydrolases superfamily protein (P-loop containing nucleoside triphosphate hydrolases superfamily protein; FUNCTIONS IN: GTP binding; INVOLVED IN: response to bacterium; CONTAINS InterPro DOMAIN/s: AIG1 (InterPro:IPR006703); BEST Arabidopsis thaliana protein match is: P-loop containing nucleoside triphosphate hydrolases superfamily protein (TAIR:AT1G33930.1); Has 1258 Blast hits to 1107 proteins in 117 species: Archae - 0; Bacteria - 93; Metazoa - 786; Fungi - 6; Plants - 257; Viruses - 8; Other Eukaryotes - 108 (source: NCBI BLink).), whose amino-acid sequence is MAGLEDTTDLRLPSASEPIKNIVLVGRTGNGKSATGNSLIGKQVFRSETRATGVTMKCETCVAVTPCGTGINVIDTPGLFDLSVSAEYLSQEIINCLVLAEDGLHAVVLVLSVRTRISQEEEATLNTLQVIFGSQIIDYLVVLFTGGDELEANNMTLDDYLSKGCPEFLKTVLRLCGGRRILFDNRTTDEGKKVKQVQELLAHVAAIEKSTSGIPFTDEMHRKIQKEAETLREQQKEVESKDLAAAEIEKWKKHYQTEHDKNMNMMAEMLGNRLREDSERQEKMLLALRDNLEISQRQNKLNELTDNEPDLIHCGVSLRRMPCNML
- the PP2-A4 gene encoding phloem protein 2-A4 (phloem protein 2-A4 (PP2-A4); BEST Arabidopsis thaliana protein match is: phloem protein 2-A1 (TAIR:AT4G19840.1); Has 458 Blast hits to 452 proteins in 37 species: Archae - 0; Bacteria - 0; Metazoa - 0; Fungi - 0; Plants - 458; Viruses - 0; Other Eukaryotes - 0 (source: NCBI BLink).) — encoded protein: MQYTLIIYGQKHMIYARDLSIAWSDKDEYWSWLPLRYDISSEKLVDAAVLEAVCWLDVNGKFDTRELTLETTYEVVYVVKLEDTASGWNIPVNLKLTLPDGKKRPQERSMCLKEHIGKRWIDISAGEFVTSPDNAGEISFSMYETKSCCWKRGLFVKCVEIRPKN